A single region of the Changchengzhania lutea genome encodes:
- a CDS encoding Bax inhibitor-1/YccA family protein, which yields MENTMENKLMVSELSETDRVAFYKKTYSHVAVGVLVFVIFEYLLLQSETIVEFAMSMTQGYRWLIMLGGFMFITNYAEKMTLKTPDKNTQYLAFGLYILAEAFIFIPLIYIAAFYMESGSEILNQAAIVTLALFTGLSAIVFVTKKDFSFLRAGLTVGFFIAIGLIIAGTLFGFNLGLWFSVGMCILAAGAILYQTSNLVNKYSSDQYIPAALGLFASLMLLFWYVLSIFMSRD from the coding sequence ATGGAAAACACAATGGAAAATAAATTAATGGTCAGCGAATTGTCTGAAACCGATAGAGTGGCCTTTTACAAAAAAACCTATAGCCATGTAGCGGTTGGCGTTTTGGTATTTGTCATTTTTGAATATCTATTGCTTCAAAGTGAAACTATCGTAGAATTTGCTATGTCTATGACCCAAGGTTACCGGTGGTTAATTATGCTTGGTGGTTTTATGTTTATTACCAACTATGCAGAGAAAATGACCTTGAAAACACCCGATAAAAATACACAGTACTTAGCATTCGGTCTTTATATTCTGGCTGAAGCTTTTATTTTTATACCACTTATTTACATAGCTGCTTTCTACATGGAGTCTGGGTCAGAAATTTTAAATCAGGCAGCCATAGTAACCTTGGCCTTATTTACGGGTTTATCGGCCATCGTATTCGTAACCAAAAAAGACTTTTCGTTTTTAAGAGCGGGTTTAACTGTAGGCTTTTTTATAGCTATCGGACTTATTATAGCGGGAACGCTGTTCGGATTCAATTTAGGACTCTGGTTTTCAGTAGGCATGTGCATTCTAGCCGCCGGAGCTATTTTGTACCAAACCTCTAATTTGGTCAATAAATATTCCAGTGATCAATATATTCCAGCAGCATTAGGGTTATTTGCTTCATTGATGCTGCTGTTCTGGTATGTACTAAGTATTTTTATGTCGAGAGATTAA
- a CDS encoding zinc metallopeptidase, producing the protein MIGYYILIGAIALVSWLVSNQLKRKFAKYSKVHLRNGMSGAEIAEKMLSDNGIHDVQVISTPGKLTDHYNPKNKTVNLSEPVYNQRNAASAAVAAHECGHAVQHARAYSALKMRSALVPVVSVTSKMSQWLVIGGLVLGAAAGMGMGYWIAVLGLIFMGAATLFSFITLPVEYDASNRALAWLKNKNMLSQEEYAGAEDALKWAARTYLVAAIGALASLLYWALQVFGSRD; encoded by the coding sequence ATGATAGGATATTATATATTAATAGGAGCGATTGCTCTGGTGAGTTGGTTGGTAAGCAACCAATTAAAACGAAAGTTTGCCAAATATTCCAAAGTACACTTGCGTAACGGAATGAGTGGTGCAGAGATAGCTGAAAAAATGCTGTCTGACAATGGCATTCACGATGTGCAAGTTATTTCGACACCAGGCAAGTTAACAGATCATTACAACCCAAAAAACAAGACGGTTAACTTAAGCGAACCTGTATATAATCAACGCAATGCAGCATCAGCAGCAGTTGCGGCACACGAGTGTGGTCACGCCGTGCAACATGCTAGAGCATATAGTGCCTTAAAAATGCGATCCGCTTTAGTCCCTGTGGTAAGTGTGACCTCTAAAATGTCTCAATGGCTGGTTATTGGCGGACTTGTTTTGGGCGCAGCGGCTGGCATGGGTATGGGCTACTGGATTGCGGTACTTGGTTTAATTTTTATGGGAGCTGCGACACTTTTTAGTTTTATTACATTACCGGTGGAGTACGATGCGAGCAACAGAGCCTTGGCATGGTTAAAAAATAAAAATATGTTGTCTCAAGAAGAATATGCTGGAGCTGAAGACGCCCTTAAGTGGGCGGCAAGAACCTATTTAGTAGCGGCCATTGGTGCTTTGGCATCCCTTTTATATTGGGCACTACAAGTATTTGGTAGTAGAGATTAA